The following are from one region of the Vitis riparia cultivar Riparia Gloire de Montpellier isolate 1030 chromosome 9, EGFV_Vit.rip_1.0, whole genome shotgun sequence genome:
- the LOC117922582 gene encoding uncharacterized protein LOC117922582, which produces MASTLSVFNPTGIRASAVSGPRKLDQNRRRASQPTWWSPIFGWSSDPDYIVGESAEKSAGAQEGKDSETARSRSRFTLGCFTEEKAKQLRRKTMESASFHDIMYHSSIASRLASDVPEL; this is translated from the coding sequence ATGGCTTCCACTCTCTCCGTCTTCAATCCTACCGGAATCCGTGCCTCCGCCGTCTCCGGCCCTCGTAAGCTCGATCAGAACCGCCGGAGAGCATCTCAGCCTACCTGGTGGTCTCCGATCTTCGGGTGGTCTTCAGATCCGGACTACATTGTCGGCGAATCGGCCGAGAAATCCGCCGGAGCACAAGAAGGAAAAGATAGCGAAACGGCGAGATCCAGGTCGCGGTTCACTCTCGGATGCTTCACCGAGGAGAAGGCGAAGCAACTGCGGAGGAAGACTATGGAGTCGGCGTCGTTTCATGACATTATGTACCATTCGTCGATCGCGTCTCGGCTCGCCTCCGATGTGCCGGAGCTGTAG